A genomic region of Ruficoccus amylovorans contains the following coding sequences:
- a CDS encoding MBL fold metallo-hydrolase codes for MCLQFRILGSSSSGNAALLTTAGCKVLIDAGFSARKLDQLLGQCGESLAGIDAIFLTHEHSDHAAGLKGLRRHPHIKVFANHETMQAAQTRLNHRPPWQVFETGRTFAFHDLEVTAFSVPHDAYDPVGYFFESGGDTLFSPRRSVAWATDLGYIPANVSEKIRHADLLVLEANHDTEMLERDERRPWSLKQRILGRHGHLSNDAAFELLCGVESPRWRHVCLAHLSRDCNDVGLVERHFAGLRSRGRSFGLSVIDPVNGIGPAYDLATL; via the coding sequence ATGTGCCTGCAATTCCGCATACTCGGCAGCAGCAGTTCGGGTAACGCCGCGCTGCTCACCACGGCGGGCTGCAAGGTCCTCATTGACGCCGGATTCAGCGCGCGCAAGCTCGATCAGCTCCTGGGCCAGTGCGGGGAAAGCCTCGCAGGGATTGATGCGATCTTTCTCACGCACGAGCACAGCGACCACGCCGCCGGCCTTAAGGGACTGCGCCGCCACCCGCATATCAAGGTCTTCGCCAACCACGAGACCATGCAGGCCGCGCAAACCCGGCTTAACCACCGTCCGCCCTGGCAGGTCTTCGAGACCGGACGCACCTTCGCCTTCCATGATCTGGAGGTGACGGCGTTCAGCGTTCCGCACGATGCCTACGACCCTGTTGGGTACTTTTTCGAGAGCGGGGGAGACACACTGTTTTCACCGCGCCGCAGCGTGGCCTGGGCCACCGACTTGGGCTACATCCCCGCTAATGTCTCCGAGAAAATCCGTCACGCAGACCTCCTCGTGCTGGAGGCCAACCACGACACCGAAATGCTCGAACGCGACGAACGCCGCCCGTGGTCGCTCAAGCAGCGTATCCTCGGTCGGCACGGCCACCTTTCCAATGACGCGGCCTTTGAGCTGCTGTGCGGGGTGGAGTCGCCGCGCTGGCGGCATGTCTGCCTGGCCCACCTCAGCCGCGACTGCAACGATGTGGGGCTGGTCGAGCGGCACTTCGCGGGCTTGCGCTCGCGGGGCCGCAGCTTCGGCCTGAGCGTGATCGATCCGGTAAACGGCATTGGACCTGCTTACGATTTGGCGACGCTTTAA
- the pyk gene encoding pyruvate kinase: MYFDYRHTKIIFTLGPATESEEMLREMIVTGGVDVCRLNMAHASHEWTEMVIKRVRKVCAEVNRHVAIMMDVKGPEIRTGDLPEPIDLEEGEVFDFLVNGDRSGLEEGIRGVTVNYPRLHRDVHEGDTLLVDSGLVRMRIEEIMDDRIRCKVIIPGPMGNRRHINLPGVKVNLPALTEKDKADIEVGLRHNIEFFALSFVREANDLDILRRHLKSHDSEARIIAKIEDQSAISNLDEIITAADALMVARGDLGIECPYEELPLIQRRAVKACIQKKKPVIIATHMLESMIEQPIPTRAEVTDIANAVFEKADCVMLSGETTTGKYPVECARVMNRIARQVERSRETKDYENIPLNKPKAKMLRAAVHLAQDMNKAGIVVFTRSGYLPQILSALRPTRVPIFAFTDQELVFKQMLLMWGVEPFLIDFAEDSETTIKAAFARLYSGRIEWASPGDWMVVITNVLVGEHIIDSIQLRQIE; this comes from the coding sequence ATGTATTTCGACTACCGACACACCAAGATTATTTTCACCCTCGGCCCGGCCACGGAGAGCGAGGAAATGCTGCGCGAAATGATCGTGACCGGCGGCGTCGATGTCTGCCGCCTGAACATGGCTCACGCCAGCCACGAGTGGACCGAAATGGTTATCAAGCGCGTGCGCAAGGTCTGCGCCGAGGTCAACCGCCACGTCGCCATCATGATGGACGTGAAGGGCCCCGAGATCCGCACCGGTGATTTACCCGAGCCGATCGATCTGGAAGAGGGCGAGGTTTTTGACTTCCTCGTCAACGGAGATCGCAGCGGCCTGGAGGAAGGTATCCGGGGGGTAACTGTCAACTACCCGCGCCTGCACCGCGATGTCCACGAAGGCGACACCCTGCTGGTCGACAGCGGCCTGGTACGCATGCGCATCGAGGAAATCATGGATGACCGTATCCGCTGCAAGGTCATCATCCCCGGCCCGATGGGCAACCGCCGCCACATCAACTTGCCCGGCGTCAAGGTCAACCTCCCTGCCCTGACGGAGAAGGACAAGGCCGATATCGAAGTCGGCCTGCGCCACAACATCGAGTTTTTCGCGCTTTCCTTTGTGCGTGAGGCGAACGACCTGGACATCCTCCGTCGCCACCTCAAGAGCCATGACTCCGAGGCGCGCATCATCGCCAAGATCGAGGACCAGTCCGCCATTTCCAACCTCGACGAGATCATCACCGCCGCCGACGCGCTCATGGTCGCGCGGGGAGACCTCGGGATCGAGTGCCCCTACGAGGAATTGCCGCTGATCCAGCGCCGGGCGGTCAAAGCCTGTATCCAGAAAAAGAAGCCGGTCATCATCGCCACGCACATGCTGGAGAGTATGATCGAGCAGCCCATCCCGACCCGGGCCGAGGTGACTGACATCGCCAACGCCGTCTTTGAGAAAGCCGACTGCGTCATGCTTTCCGGCGAAACCACCACCGGCAAGTACCCGGTCGAGTGCGCCCGCGTCATGAACCGCATCGCCCGGCAAGTGGAGCGTTCCCGCGAGACCAAGGACTACGAAAATATCCCGCTGAACAAGCCCAAGGCCAAGATGCTCCGGGCCGCCGTCCACCTGGCACAGGACATGAACAAGGCCGGGATCGTGGTCTTTACCCGCAGCGGCTACCTCCCGCAGATACTTTCCGCCCTGCGCCCGACGCGGGTGCCGATTTTCGCCTTCACCGACCAGGAGCTGGTTTTCAAGCAGATGCTTCTGATGTGGGGGGTGGAGCCGTTCCTGATCGACTTCGCCGAAGACTCCGAGACGACGATCAAGGCCGCTTTCGCCCGCCTCTACTCGGGCCGTATCGAGTGGGCCAGCCCTGGGGACTGGATGGTGGTTATCACCAACGTCCTCGTCGGCGAACACATCATCGACAGCATCCAGCTCCGCCAGATCGAGTGA